The nucleotide window TCAGTTGCCAAACGAATCGTTTGGCCCGATAGACACGGGCAACACGGCATTCATGCTCGTGTCGGCCGCCATGGTGTTGCTGATGACCCCAGGTCTCGCCTTCTTCTACGGGGGGTTGGCGCGAGGCAAGTCTGTCCTGAACATGATGATGATGTCCTTCGGGGCACTGGCGACGGTGAGCGTCGTGTACGTGCTCTGGGGCTTCTCGATGTCGTTCAGCGATGGTTTCACCGGCAACAGCGACATCGGCGGCATCTTCGCGAACCCGTTCGCGCTGTTCGGGTCGGATCAGCTCATGAACACCATCGGGGAGGGTGACACCGAGCAGTACGTCACCGGCGGACTCAGCATCCCCGCCATCGTCTTCATGGGATTCCAGCTGACCTTCGCGGTCATCACCGTCGCGCTGATCAGCGGTGCGCTCGCCGAGCGGGTGAAGTTCTCGACCTGGCTCGTCTTCACCGTGCTGTGGTCGACGATCGTGTACTTCCCGCTGTCGCACATGGTGTGGGGTGGACTCGTCGGTGGCGGCGGCCTGCTCGGCGCCGGTGAGGACGGTCTGGCCGCCAAGATGTTCGGCGTCGACGAGGAGGGGTCGGCCAATGTCGCACCCATCGACTTCGCCGGCGGCACCGTGGTCCACATCAACGCCGGTATCGCTGCGCTGGTGCTCGTGCTCATCATCGGCAAGCGTGTCGGGTTCGGTCGTACCGCATACCGTCCGCACAACATCCCGTTCGTCATGCTGGGTGCCGCACTCCTCTGGTTCGGATGGTTCGGGTTCAACGTCGGCTCCGAGCTGGGCGCCGACCTCCTCGCCGGACAGGTGTGGGTCAACACCACGGCGGCAACGGCCGCCGCGATCATCGGCTGGCTCGTCGTGGAGGTCATCCGCGACAAGCACGCGACGAGCGTCGGTGCCGCATCGGGCATCGTCGCCGGTCTGGTCGCCATCACCCCGGCCTGTGGTTCGCTGACGCCGGTCGGCTCGCTGATCCTGGGCCTCATCGCCGGTGCCCTCGCCGCGACGGCCATCGGGCTGAAGAACAAGTTCGGTTACGACGACTCGCTCGACGTCGTGGGGGTCCACCTCGTCGCCGGCCTGTGGGGCACCGTCGCGATCGGTCTCATCGGCAAGGACGTGGGCCTGTTCTGGGGCGGCGACTACAAGCAGCTCGTGGTCCAGGTCGTCATCGCCCTCTTCGCACTCGTGTTCACCGGTGTGCTCACCGCGATCATCGCCTTCGTCCTCAAGCCTCTGGGTTGGCGGGTCAGCGATGAGGACGAGAAGACCGGCATCGACGAGGCAGAACACGCCGAGACGGCCTATGAGCTGGCATGACGCTCGAGCCCAATCGCTACTACGCTGATTCCTGTGGAGAGGGATAACTAATGAAGCTGAT belongs to Gordonia sp. KTR9 and includes:
- a CDS encoding ammonium transporter, whose protein sequence is MDLAQLPNESFGPIDTGNTAFMLVSAAMVLLMTPGLAFFYGGLARGKSVLNMMMMSFGALATVSVVYVLWGFSMSFSDGFTGNSDIGGIFANPFALFGSDQLMNTIGEGDTEQYVTGGLSIPAIVFMGFQLTFAVITVALISGALAERVKFSTWLVFTVLWSTIVYFPLSHMVWGGLVGGGGLLGAGEDGLAAKMFGVDEEGSANVAPIDFAGGTVVHINAGIAALVLVLIIGKRVGFGRTAYRPHNIPFVMLGAALLWFGWFGFNVGSELGADLLAGQVWVNTTAATAAAIIGWLVVEVIRDKHATSVGAASGIVAGLVAITPACGSLTPVGSLILGLIAGALAATAIGLKNKFGYDDSLDVVGVHLVAGLWGTVAIGLIGKDVGLFWGGDYKQLVVQVVIALFALVFTGVLTAIIAFVLKPLGWRVSDEDEKTGIDEAEHAETAYELA